One genomic window of Sphingobacterium oryzagri includes the following:
- a CDS encoding D-TA family PLP-dependent enzyme: MKSSEAWYTVVSEQAIDSPALLVFPLRIRQNIQLAIQMVGDVDRLRPHVKTHKSKTLTRLQQAAGIHKFKCATIAEAAMLGECNAADVLLAYPLQGPKISRFIELIARFPETRFSTLIDAAASATELARAALQAAISIEIFVDLDLGMGRTGIKPGDEALALVHSVSNLEGLSFRGFHGYDGHVRDADLITRKDRCDAAFQPVATMLATLKEQGFAQPTLVMGGSPTFPVYADYPAVECSPGTFVLWDKGYAAAFPEQKFLPAAVLLTRVISIPSKDHICLDLGYKAVASENSLENRFAFLDASGLSPVGQSEEHLVVRHPENLSYKVGDVLYALPVHVCPTVALYDKLYAIEDAVHTATWQVDARGR, from the coding sequence ATGAAGAGTAGTGAAGCATGGTATACCGTTGTTTCGGAACAAGCTATCGATTCTCCGGCCTTACTCGTTTTCCCTTTACGCATCCGTCAAAATATCCAACTTGCGATCCAGATGGTGGGCGACGTCGATCGTCTGCGGCCACATGTCAAAACACATAAAAGCAAAACGCTAACGCGTCTCCAACAAGCCGCCGGTATCCATAAATTTAAATGTGCAACGATCGCTGAGGCGGCTATGCTCGGCGAGTGCAACGCCGCTGATGTGCTTTTGGCTTATCCTTTACAAGGGCCAAAAATCAGTCGGTTTATAGAACTGATAGCTCGCTTTCCGGAAACCCGTTTCTCCACGTTGATCGATGCTGCTGCTTCGGCAACGGAACTTGCAAGGGCAGCCTTACAGGCCGCTATTTCCATCGAAATATTTGTCGATCTGGATCTTGGCATGGGACGCACGGGCATAAAGCCGGGAGATGAAGCCTTGGCGCTTGTACATAGTGTATCGAATTTGGAAGGACTTTCTTTTCGCGGTTTTCATGGTTATGATGGACATGTGCGCGATGCTGACTTAATTACGCGAAAGGATCGGTGTGATGCGGCTTTTCAACCGGTTGCAACGATGCTGGCGACGCTGAAAGAGCAGGGTTTTGCGCAGCCTACTTTGGTGATGGGCGGCTCGCCAACCTTTCCCGTTTATGCAGACTATCCAGCGGTAGAATGCAGTCCTGGCACGTTTGTGCTTTGGGATAAAGGATATGCTGCGGCCTTTCCAGAACAGAAATTTTTACCTGCTGCGGTATTGTTGACGCGCGTGATATCCATTCCTTCCAAAGATCACATTTGCCTCGACTTGGGCTATAAAGCTGTGGCTTCCGAAAATTCCCTGGAAAATAGGTTTGCTTTTCTAGATGCTTCCGGACTCAGCCCAGTGGGACAAAGCGAAGAACATCTGGTGGTACGGCATCCGGAAAACCTGTCGTACAAAGTAGGCGATGTTTTATACGCCTTGCCTGTGCATGTTTGCCCAACGGTGGCGCTGTACGATAAATTATACGCCATTGAAGATGCTGTGCATACGGCAACATGGCAAGTGGATGCGCGAGGCAGGTAA
- a CDS encoding LA_2272 family surface repeat-containing protein — protein sequence MPIMIPFLLIATVAQAQRTQLFSFSPMSEKTSRVNGLVVGIGHLGENKTLRRINGLNLDLFVLSPFVVMYGPSTHRVYEETKLISNGLNLAVGGFLTDGVVHNGVSFGMYNFGNVFNGLGVHATFMSVEKLNGLSIAGFGNDVLYANGLQIGIGNKSDIMNGIQIGVVNTSVKVCGLQLGIYNKSHAVKGLQVGLWNKNAKRALPFLNF from the coding sequence ATGCCGATAATGATCCCGTTTTTGCTGATAGCAACTGTAGCCCAGGCACAGCGTACGCAACTGTTTAGTTTTTCTCCGATGAGCGAAAAGACTTCCCGTGTTAATGGCCTCGTAGTGGGGATTGGTCATCTTGGAGAGAATAAAACGTTACGACGTATCAATGGGCTGAACTTAGATTTATTTGTATTGTCGCCTTTTGTCGTGATGTACGGACCTTCGACACATCGTGTCTATGAGGAAACGAAGCTTATTTCTAACGGATTAAACTTAGCCGTCGGCGGATTTTTGACCGATGGGGTTGTTCATAATGGTGTCAGTTTTGGTATGTACAATTTTGGTAATGTATTTAACGGCCTCGGCGTGCATGCGACCTTTATGTCCGTGGAAAAATTAAATGGATTGAGTATCGCCGGTTTTGGCAATGATGTATTATATGCCAATGGCTTGCAGATCGGGATCGGAAACAAGAGCGATATTATGAACGGCATACAAATCGGTGTAGTGAATACATCGGTTAAGGTTTGCGGACTTCAACTGGGCATCTACAACAAGTCGCATGCAGTAAAGGGTTTACAAGTTGGCCTTTGGAATAAAAATGCCAAGCGAGCACTACCATTTCTCAATTTTTAA
- the pstB gene encoding phosphate ABC transporter ATP-binding protein PstB, translating into MKNKLSVENLRINFGQKEVLKNINVSFVEHEITALIGPSGCGKSTLLRSLNRMHDLSPDAKISGRLLLDGTDIYAKEVQATKIRQRIGMVFQKANPFAKSIYENITYGLKINNLPHGKDVVEKALREAFLWEEVKNDLKMPATRLSGGQQQRLCIARAVALRPEVILMDEPCSALDPVSTLKIEELISDLKDRYTIVIVTHNMQQAQRIADKTIFMYLGEVKEEGPTQQIFQQPQHELTSNYINGQFG; encoded by the coding sequence ATGAAAAATAAATTATCGGTTGAAAACCTCCGAATAAATTTTGGCCAAAAAGAAGTGCTCAAAAACATCAATGTATCGTTTGTCGAACACGAAATAACGGCATTGATCGGTCCATCCGGCTGTGGAAAAAGCACCTTACTGCGCAGCCTCAACCGTATGCATGACCTTTCACCCGATGCCAAAATTTCTGGTAGACTGCTGTTGGATGGCACCGATATTTATGCAAAAGAGGTGCAAGCAACGAAGATTCGCCAACGTATCGGTATGGTTTTTCAAAAAGCAAATCCTTTTGCGAAAAGCATTTATGAAAACATCACGTACGGACTTAAAATTAATAACCTGCCGCACGGCAAAGACGTTGTTGAAAAAGCGCTTCGGGAAGCTTTTTTATGGGAGGAAGTGAAGAATGACCTGAAAATGCCCGCAACGCGACTTTCCGGCGGACAGCAACAGCGTTTGTGTATTGCGCGCGCAGTGGCCCTGCGTCCAGAGGTTATTTTAATGGATGAGCCTTGCTCGGCCCTTGACCCGGTAAGCACCTTAAAAATAGAAGAACTGATCAGCGATCTTAAAGATCGCTACACCATTGTTATCGTTACACACAATATGCAACAAGCACAGCGGATTGCGGACAAAACTATCTTTATGTATTTGGGTGAGGTTAAGGAAGAAGGGCCTACCCAGCAGATTTTTCAGCAGCCGCAACATGAGCTTACGTCTAACTACATCAATGGACAGTTTGGTTAA
- a CDS encoding NAD-dependent epimerase/dehydratase family protein, translating to MQTILGAGGDIGRLLAKELKKYTSKIRLVSRQPTTVNADDVLIAADLQDADSVDRAVQGSTIVYLTVGLPYDLRVWETAWPTIMQHVVDACIKHNCKLVFFDNVYMYDERAIAHMTEESPINPPSKKGRVRTKNLDILQNAMQNRGLKALIARSADFYGPASRNGILNSLVLTNIAAGKTANWQADLDKIHSFTYTPDAARATALLGNTDSAYDQVWHLPTSAERWTGREFIAYATKIKQVKNKAFVLRPFLLVLAGLFNRTIKELVEMQYQNKADYFFDSSKFNKTFDFEPTSYADGIKSVLQASTKSE from the coding sequence ATGCAAACTATACTAGGCGCTGGCGGCGATATTGGCCGCTTACTGGCAAAAGAATTAAAAAAATATACCAGCAAGATACGATTGGTATCGCGACAGCCCACAACAGTGAATGCTGATGACGTGTTAATAGCAGCAGATTTACAGGATGCCGACAGTGTGGATCGCGCCGTGCAGGGATCGACTATCGTGTACCTCACCGTTGGGCTGCCGTATGATTTGCGTGTATGGGAAACAGCCTGGCCAACAATCATGCAACATGTAGTAGATGCTTGTATTAAACACAATTGTAAATTGGTTTTCTTTGATAATGTATATATGTATGACGAGCGAGCGATCGCCCATATGACCGAGGAAAGTCCAATCAACCCACCTTCAAAAAAAGGACGCGTACGCACAAAGAACCTCGATATCCTGCAAAATGCGATGCAAAACCGCGGACTGAAAGCGCTCATCGCGCGCAGTGCGGATTTTTATGGGCCAGCATCCCGAAACGGTATACTGAACAGTTTGGTATTGACCAATATTGCCGCAGGAAAAACAGCAAACTGGCAGGCCGACCTCGATAAAATACATTCGTTTACCTACACGCCCGACGCAGCGAGAGCAACGGCCTTATTGGGTAATACGGACAGTGCCTACGATCAAGTCTGGCATTTGCCAACCTCAGCGGAACGCTGGACCGGACGAGAGTTTATCGCATATGCCACAAAGATAAAACAAGTTAAAAACAAAGCTTTCGTACTTCGTCCCTTTCTGTTAGTATTGGCAGGTTTGTTTAACCGGACAATCAAAGAATTGGTAGAAATGCAATATCAAAACAAAGCAGACTATTTTTTTGACAGCAGCAAATTCAACAAGACTTTCGATTTTGAACCGACAAGCTACGCAGATGGAATAAAGTCTGTTTTGCAAGCATCTACAAAAAGTGAATAG
- the pstA gene encoding phosphate ABC transporter permease PstA, whose amino-acid sequence MQLKNKLTSIIEWGTLLLSTLLVCFFLIVILYEIFSKGSAVLSWDFVSSLPTEGMTKGGILTPIVGTVLLTLLTALFSIPFGVCCAVYLQEYAEHNWLTRLIRASIRNLSGVPSIIYGLFGLALFVQGLHLGTSLLAAGLTLGLLSLPYIITTTEEALLRIPNSMREAALAVGATKFETIKDIVLPSSMSGILTGVVLTLSRAAGETAPILFTGAAFYINQTSLSVNQEFMALPYHLYMLSTQHQSIDEVRPIAYGTALVLIIVVFLLNLTAFYIRYKYRQNEK is encoded by the coding sequence ATGCAGCTTAAAAACAAATTGACGAGCATTATCGAATGGGGTACATTACTGCTGAGCACGCTGCTAGTGTGCTTTTTCCTGATCGTGATTCTCTATGAAATCTTTTCGAAGGGAAGCGCTGTGCTCAGCTGGGACTTTGTATCGTCTTTACCTACCGAAGGAATGACCAAAGGCGGTATTTTGACACCGATTGTGGGAACGGTATTATTAACTTTACTTACGGCGCTTTTTTCCATTCCATTTGGCGTATGCTGCGCCGTCTATCTACAAGAATATGCCGAGCATAACTGGCTTACGCGATTAATTCGCGCATCTATCCGAAATCTTTCCGGCGTGCCTTCCATAATCTACGGACTTTTTGGACTCGCACTTTTTGTTCAAGGTTTACACCTGGGCACCTCCCTACTCGCGGCAGGCTTGACCTTAGGCTTGCTTTCCTTACCGTATATTATCACGACGACAGAAGAAGCATTATTGCGTATTCCTAACAGCATGCGTGAAGCCGCTCTTGCCGTTGGCGCGACCAAGTTTGAAACGATTAAAGATATTGTGTTACCATCATCCATGTCGGGTATTTTGACAGGTGTGGTGCTTACACTCTCGCGGGCAGCCGGAGAAACGGCACCAATTCTTTTTACAGGAGCCGCATTTTACATCAACCAAACCAGTTTATCGGTAAACCAAGAATTTATGGCCTTGCCCTATCATCTATACATGCTGTCAACACAGCATCAATCCATCGATGAGGTACGACCTATTGCCTACGGCACGGCACTGGTATTGATTATTGTCGTTTTCTTATTAAATCTTACCGCTTTTTACATCCGCTACAAGTACAGACAAAATGAAAAATAA
- a CDS encoding PstS family phosphate ABC transporter substrate-binding protein has translation MKSRHAHPIRSMLYIIGLLTSMACTPKSPAIKMKGSDTEVNLAVTLAEKYTVEAPEFSIAISGGGSGLGITSLLNGQADIANSSRPLSAEEVEQFKQQNIELRTIVFAEDATAFIVHDAFPLEEIDVATLAKILSGEIKNWSTIAGINLPINIYGRQSSSGTHSFIKKKLKIEFSNAAKEMTGNAQIIEGVKVDRSGIGYVGAGYVAHDPAAGQQVKILKIKEKPNEPAQSPLDSDAINARRYYFQRPLYQFVLAKSWDKVKPFIDFEKSTAGRTLIEEHGYYIIEHNEI, from the coding sequence ATGAAAAGTAGGCATGCCCACCCCATTCGTTCGATGCTGTATATTATCGGACTATTAACCAGTATGGCCTGTACGCCGAAGAGTCCGGCTATCAAGATGAAAGGATCGGATACGGAGGTCAATTTAGCGGTTACGCTTGCCGAAAAGTACACCGTAGAGGCGCCGGAATTTAGTATTGCTATTTCCGGTGGCGGTTCTGGTCTTGGAATCACTTCCCTACTAAACGGGCAGGCAGACATCGCCAATTCGTCGCGCCCACTTTCAGCCGAAGAAGTCGAGCAATTCAAACAGCAAAATATCGAACTACGAACCATTGTATTTGCAGAAGATGCTACCGCATTTATTGTGCATGATGCCTTTCCTCTTGAAGAAATTGATGTAGCAACGCTGGCAAAGATCTTGAGTGGTGAGATCAAAAATTGGTCTACGATAGCGGGTATCAACCTTCCCATTAATATTTATGGCCGCCAAAGCAGTTCGGGCACACATTCTTTCATTAAGAAAAAATTAAAGATTGAGTTTTCAAACGCCGCAAAAGAAATGACCGGAAATGCGCAAATTATTGAAGGCGTAAAAGTCGATCGATCCGGCATCGGCTATGTGGGCGCGGGCTATGTGGCTCACGATCCGGCAGCGGGCCAGCAGGTGAAAATTTTAAAAATCAAAGAAAAACCAAACGAGCCTGCACAATCTCCACTTGATTCTGACGCTATAAATGCCCGGCGTTACTATTTCCAACGACCACTTTATCAGTTCGTATTGGCTAAATCGTGGGACAAGGTCAAACCCTTTATCGATTTTGAGAAAAGCACAGCAGGAAGGACTTTAATTGAAGAACACGGTTACTACATTATCGAGCACAATGAAATATAA
- the pstC gene encoding phosphate ABC transporter permease subunit PstC, which translates to MKYKTRLSIDVLFKYIFKITGLLVLALLGAILAMLIYNSAAFFLDVRPTDFITGLEWNPTGADPKYGVLPLVISTTLVTLGAMIIAIPLGIGTAAFIAEYAGPRLKNILKPTIEMLAAIPSVVIGFLGIVVVGPGIANMADLANGLNALNGAILLAIMALPTIITVAEDAIHAVPKTYKEASYGVGATKWQTLRKIIIPAAAPGIIAAVMLGVGRAIGETMTVLMATGNASLLPTGMFASVKTMTATIAIEMGEVPYQTTHYYALYAIAAVLFIMTLAANMLGEYFINRFRKYHAA; encoded by the coding sequence ATGAAATATAAAACACGACTATCTATTGACGTGCTGTTCAAGTATATTTTCAAAATCACCGGTCTATTGGTTTTGGCATTACTGGGCGCTATCTTGGCCATGTTGATTTACAACTCTGCGGCTTTCTTCCTGGATGTACGTCCTACAGACTTTATTACGGGTTTGGAATGGAACCCCACGGGTGCCGATCCAAAATACGGTGTGTTACCTTTGGTGATAAGTACGACCCTCGTTACCCTCGGCGCAATGATTATTGCGATTCCGCTGGGCATTGGCACGGCTGCATTTATTGCAGAGTATGCGGGTCCGCGTCTTAAAAACATTTTAAAACCAACTATTGAAATGCTGGCCGCCATTCCTTCGGTCGTGATCGGCTTTTTGGGTATTGTTGTGGTCGGACCAGGAATCGCCAACATGGCCGATTTGGCAAACGGATTAAATGCTTTGAACGGTGCCATACTTTTGGCCATTATGGCCTTACCAACGATCATTACCGTAGCGGAAGATGCGATACATGCCGTTCCCAAAACCTACAAAGAAGCGAGTTATGGCGTCGGCGCAACCAAATGGCAGACCTTGCGAAAAATCATTATTCCGGCGGCAGCGCCGGGCATTATTGCCGCGGTGATGTTGGGCGTCGGACGCGCCATTGGCGAAACCATGACCGTATTGATGGCTACTGGTAATGCCTCTTTGTTACCAACCGGCATGTTTGCTTCCGTCAAAACCATGACCGCTACAATCGCGATTGAAATGGGCGAAGTACCTTATCAAACGACGCATTATTACGCCCTCTATGCTATTGCAGCTGTTTTATTTATCATGACCCTTGCGGCAAATATGCTTGGCGAATATTTTATAAACCGTTTTAGAAAATATCATGCAGCTTAA
- a CDS encoding Crp/Fnr family transcriptional regulator, giving the protein MKRKNERKYHYFYVMNANFKAYCQKHGALSEAEIDLFYRFFTERKYKRNTILLRDGEVAHEVYFVLSGFLRQYFYNEDGLEKTCNFAFEAEFITDLESFSRQAKAATNVMTMEASTVLVISCKDLATAIGTSPAIAELCKTIVENVATENIRRIQSLLSSSPEKQYVDLVQSKPQIAQRVPQRYFAQYLGLAPESLSRIRKRMLRTEKP; this is encoded by the coding sequence ATGAAACGAAAAAACGAGCGGAAATATCACTATTTTTACGTTATGAATGCAAATTTCAAAGCTTACTGCCAAAAGCACGGAGCGCTTAGCGAAGCCGAGATTGATCTGTTCTACCGTTTTTTTACGGAGCGAAAATACAAGCGAAACACAATCTTGCTACGCGATGGCGAGGTGGCACATGAGGTTTATTTCGTCTTGTCGGGATTTCTCAGGCAATATTTCTATAATGAAGACGGTCTGGAGAAAACCTGCAATTTCGCGTTCGAAGCCGAATTTATTACCGACTTAGAAAGTTTTTCCAGACAAGCGAAAGCTGCGACCAACGTGATGACGATGGAAGCCAGCACCGTGCTGGTAATAAGTTGTAAAGACCTTGCAACCGCTATTGGCACCTCTCCGGCCATTGCTGAGCTCTGCAAGACCATCGTAGAAAATGTAGCTACCGAAAATATCCGACGTATTCAATCGCTTTTATCCTCGTCTCCAGAGAAGCAATACGTAGACCTTGTGCAGTCTAAACCGCAGATAGCGCAACGGGTTCCGCAGCGCTACTTCGCCCAATACCTTGGCCTTGCCCCGGAAAGTTTGAGCCGTATTCGCAAAAGAATGCTTCGTACCGAAAAACCTTAA
- a CDS encoding glycoside hydrolase family 20 protein, producing MKKSILIIGFLIITSVVLAQQNHLLPKPTHYARHNGHLRFGKTIALQYVATDLSSEAVTHLKNSIPKSIDLKVQDDADAQIIRLSLDTNGFKTSEGYRLAVAEDGIAIYGGGEAGLFYGLQSLLQLIEPVDSANTAWLLPYVRVDDEPRFQYRGAMLDVSRHFFRIDQLKHWLDILAYFKINTFHWHLTDDQGWRIEIKKYPELQKVAAFRKETLIGHKKELPHRFDGQRYGGHYTQAQVKELVAYARTKQITVIPEIEMPGHARAALAAYPQLGCTGGPYETAMFWGIFDDVYCAGKEETFQFLEDVLSEVIPLFPGPYIHIGGDECLKDKWRVCPHCQARMHDEHLPDEFALQSYFMQRMATVVNRHGKRIIGWDEILEGGLATDATVMSWTGEEGGIHAAKAGHDAIMSPEKYVYLDYYQSLATEEPLAAGGYTSLEKIYTYDPIPASLTADEAKHIIGVQANLWSEYLTSNDQAEYMLFPRILALAEIAWTAAGKKDFNAFVNRVQHYYPLLDAAGIHYADVLADVQDSVAADGKGMLSVRLKSADPALQIRYRVSHADSEDFLPYTGPIPVSQSCTLVAQTFRGDKPVGRLHMRNLHYSLSTGRPVSLQSATAGNYAVNPQVLTDGKRGTNRYNDGSWLGASGNDLEVVVDLGSVQTVSGLETHFLNYAWQKMWLPTKFHILTSSDGAAYQPVFEGQPQGANGLCTFNVRFNASKARFVKIKAINTAKIPDGYYGAGGKAWLLIDELSIF from the coding sequence ATGAAGAAATCCATATTAATAATCGGTTTTTTAATCATCACGAGTGTAGTTTTGGCGCAACAAAACCATCTGCTACCAAAACCAACCCACTATGCGAGACATAACGGCCATCTCCGTTTTGGCAAAACGATCGCTTTGCAGTATGTGGCTACTGATCTTTCTTCAGAGGCGGTTACGCATTTAAAAAATAGTATTCCCAAAAGCATAGACTTAAAGGTTCAGGATGACGCTGATGCACAGATTATTCGCCTGTCGTTGGATACTAACGGCTTCAAAACATCAGAAGGCTACAGGTTGGCCGTCGCTGAAGATGGTATTGCCATTTACGGCGGAGGCGAAGCCGGCCTGTTTTACGGCTTGCAATCGTTGCTGCAATTGATCGAACCTGTAGATAGCGCAAATACCGCGTGGCTGTTACCTTACGTACGGGTGGATGATGAACCGCGTTTTCAATATCGAGGTGCGATGTTGGATGTGAGTCGGCATTTTTTTCGCATAGATCAACTCAAACACTGGTTAGACATCCTGGCGTATTTTAAGATCAACACCTTTCACTGGCATCTGACTGACGATCAAGGTTGGCGCATCGAGATTAAAAAATATCCGGAATTGCAAAAGGTCGCTGCTTTTCGTAAGGAAACGTTGATCGGTCATAAAAAAGAATTGCCGCATCGATTTGATGGCCAACGCTATGGTGGTCACTACACACAAGCACAGGTGAAGGAGCTTGTGGCTTACGCACGAACCAAACAAATTACAGTTATTCCCGAGATTGAAATGCCGGGCCATGCGCGCGCAGCATTAGCGGCTTATCCGCAGTTGGGCTGCACCGGTGGGCCTTATGAAACGGCGATGTTTTGGGGGATTTTTGACGATGTGTATTGTGCAGGAAAGGAAGAGACATTCCAATTTCTGGAAGACGTGCTTTCGGAAGTTATCCCGTTGTTTCCCGGGCCGTATATACATATTGGTGGCGACGAGTGTTTAAAAGATAAATGGCGGGTTTGCCCACACTGTCAAGCGCGGATGCATGACGAGCATCTCCCCGATGAGTTTGCTTTACAAAGTTATTTTATGCAACGTATGGCAACTGTTGTCAATCGTCATGGAAAGCGCATAATTGGCTGGGATGAGATTTTGGAAGGTGGCTTAGCCACCGATGCTACAGTGATGAGCTGGACGGGCGAGGAGGGGGGCATACATGCTGCCAAAGCGGGTCATGATGCGATCATGAGTCCTGAAAAATATGTATACCTGGATTACTACCAATCTTTAGCAACAGAAGAGCCGCTGGCGGCTGGCGGATATACATCGTTGGAAAAAATATATACATACGATCCCATACCGGCGTCGCTTACGGCAGATGAAGCAAAACACATTATTGGTGTGCAGGCCAATCTTTGGAGTGAATATTTAACAAGTAACGATCAGGCCGAATATATGCTTTTTCCGCGCATATTGGCCCTTGCTGAAATAGCTTGGACAGCTGCCGGGAAAAAAGATTTTAATGCGTTTGTAAACCGTGTTCAACATTATTATCCATTGTTGGATGCGGCTGGTATTCATTATGCAGATGTTCTTGCTGACGTGCAAGATAGTGTGGCTGCTGACGGGAAGGGGATGTTAAGCGTCAGGCTTAAGTCGGCAGATCCTGCTCTTCAGATTCGATACCGTGTAAGCCATGCGGATAGCGAAGATTTTTTGCCTTACACCGGGCCTATTCCTGTTAGCCAGTCATGCACTTTAGTTGCGCAAACTTTTCGTGGCGATAAGCCTGTCGGCCGTTTGCATATGCGCAATCTGCACTATAGTTTAAGCACGGGAAGGCCTGTTAGCTTACAGAGCGCAACAGCGGGTAATTACGCAGTGAATCCGCAGGTGCTGACCGATGGAAAGCGAGGCACAAACCGCTACAATGACGGATCTTGGCTGGGCGCTTCAGGGAACGATCTGGAAGTCGTAGTAGATTTGGGCAGCGTACAAACGGTTTCTGGGCTGGAAACACATTTTCTAAACTATGCCTGGCAAAAAATGTGGTTGCCTACCAAATTCCATATTTTAACGTCGAGCGATGGGGCAGCTTATCAGCCCGTGTTTGAAGGACAGCCTCAGGGTGCAAACGGCCTGTGTACTTTTAACGTCCGCTTCAACGCTTCCAAAGCACGCTTTGTAAAAATAAAAGCCATAAACACCGCGAAGATTCCGGATGGCTATTATGGCGCAGGCGGAAAGGCTTGGCTGCTGATCGATGAATTGTCTATATTTTAA
- a CDS encoding alpha-L-fucosidase, whose protein sequence is MNRFLFTCLFLLVLTPCFAQNDLVTDDESSTYNLNKPERTTWLRNTGAGLFVHFSVDAQLGVVISHALVGASKEFEDKFFNELPKTFNPARFDPHELAILAKMAGMKYIVFTTKHHAGFCMWDTKTTDFNIMNTPYGKDLLKEYVDATRAAGLGVGYYFSPEDFLFLREHQIPINRPAQKLTPALAKAYDDYTRQQCEELMTNYGKIDVLFIDGDPKEVVKEVSWRLQPDILITRGAIKTPEQVLPGAQIDEPWLSCITMGTAWQYQPTNERYKSGTELLQLLIEARAKGGSLLLNVGPKPNGELPIAQEERLREMAAWHFVNRECMDSVRAWVVSHEQNIWFTAKNDRKTLYAIVTEAQNWKEGTRQQFLIQSAKATPATSVSVLGQNSEIIEYKNDDASCYFEQTAEGLQVSVVKAQRIYDDHRWPNPVVIKIDGVEPVIDKAVQVETGDSQTTATGAKLLGLVHNHDGKATKAYFYYRPYAGQVETLYAGKWAKTEEVTIGKDGHFQVSSSALKKGQQYEYKAVAIQSGLSVEAESKIYRGN, encoded by the coding sequence ATGAATCGATTTTTATTTACTTGCTTATTCCTTCTTGTATTAACACCTTGTTTTGCACAAAACGATTTAGTTACCGACGACGAGTCAAGTACCTATAACCTTAATAAACCAGAACGCACGACCTGGTTGCGCAATACTGGCGCAGGTTTATTTGTTCATTTTAGTGTAGATGCCCAGTTGGGCGTAGTGATCAGTCATGCCTTGGTCGGCGCGTCAAAAGAATTTGAGGATAAATTTTTTAATGAATTGCCCAAGACGTTTAATCCTGCGCGGTTTGACCCACATGAGCTGGCTATTTTAGCCAAAATGGCCGGTATGAAGTATATTGTTTTTACCACGAAGCATCACGCCGGCTTCTGTATGTGGGATACCAAAACCACGGATTTCAATATTATGAATACCCCTTACGGCAAAGATTTGCTCAAGGAGTATGTAGACGCCACCCGTGCAGCGGGATTGGGTGTGGGTTATTATTTTTCGCCGGAGGATTTCCTGTTTTTACGCGAACATCAGATTCCGATCAACCGTCCTGCGCAAAAATTAACGCCAGCGTTAGCCAAAGCTTATGATGATTATACGCGACAACAATGTGAAGAGTTGATGACCAATTACGGGAAGATTGATGTTTTATTTATCGACGGCGACCCCAAAGAAGTGGTTAAAGAAGTCAGTTGGCGATTACAGCCGGATATCTTGATCACTCGTGGAGCCATCAAAACACCAGAGCAAGTTTTGCCCGGTGCACAGATTGATGAACCTTGGTTATCCTGCATAACGATGGGCACCGCCTGGCAGTATCAGCCCACAAACGAGCGTTACAAGTCGGGCACCGAGTTGCTACAGCTGTTGATTGAGGCGCGGGCAAAGGGCGGATCGCTTTTGCTCAATGTTGGGCCAAAGCCTAATGGCGAGCTTCCGATAGCACAAGAAGAACGATTGCGGGAAATGGCCGCTTGGCATTTCGTCAACCGGGAGTGTATGGATAGCGTGCGCGCTTGGGTGGTTAGCCATGAACAAAATATTTGGTTTACGGCAAAAAATGACCGTAAGACTTTGTATGCGATTGTCACGGAAGCCCAAAATTGGAAGGAAGGCACCCGTCAGCAATTTTTAATTCAGTCGGCCAAAGCCACCCCGGCTACGTCCGTCAGCGTTTTAGGGCAGAATAGCGAAATTATAGAGTATAAGAACGATGATGCCAGCTGCTATTTTGAGCAAACTGCAGAAGGATTGCAGGTGTCGGTCGTTAAAGCGCAGCGAATTTACGATGACCATCGCTGGCCAAATCCGGTGGTGATCAAGATTGACGGCGTGGAGCCGGTTATTGATAAAGCGGTACAGGTAGAAACGGGGGATAGTCAAACGACAGCAACCGGAGCAAAATTATTAGGGTTGGTACACAACCACGATGGAAAAGCGACCAAAGCTTATTTTTATTACCGGCCTTATGCTGGCCAGGTCGAAACCTTATACGCGGGCAAATGGGCAAAAACAGAAGAAGTGACGATTGGTAAAGACGGCCATTTTCAGGTGTCATCGTCTGCGCTCAAAAAAGGCCAGCAATATGAATATAAGGCGGTCGCTATACAATCGGGATTGTCTGTGGAAGCTGAAAGCAAAATTTATCGCGGTAACTAA